From the genome of Poecilia reticulata strain Guanapo unplaced genomic scaffold, Guppy_female_1.0+MT scaffold_262, whole genome shotgun sequence:
TTAATGTGGATTTAACCCTTGCTCTTTATGTCTTCTCAGGTGCTTAGCGACGAAGGGAAGCGGAAGCAGTAYGACATGTACGGGAYGGCGGGCTTTGAGGCGRGTCAGGCCGGAGGACAGCAGCAGTACTGGAGYGGACAGGCCAGCCATGTGGACCCGGAGGAGCTTTTCCGCAAAATCTTTGGAGAATTCTCCGGGGCCCATGGCTTCGGAGACTTCAGCGCCATATTTGATCAGCCGCAGGAGGTTAGTGAGATTTACAGAAAGCCAAGCAACGCTGCGATCAGCTGTTTGCCTTTTAGCACCTTTTCTGAAGTTCCCTCTGTTTTCCATGCAGTACATCATGGAGCTGACGTTCACTCAGGCAGCAAAGGGAGTGAATAAGGAGATGTCTGTTAACATGGAGGCAACCTGCCAGCGCTGCGATGGGAAAGGCCACGAGCCGGGGACCAAGGTTCAGCACTGCCACCACTGTAACGGCTCAGGCATGGTAAGAACTCCTACCTGAAGTTTCCATTTTCTCTGCGATTTTAGGTTATACTTCTAAAAGAGACCTGTCCCCGTACCTATAGGAAACAATAAACACAGGACCGTTTGTGATGCGCTCTACATGCCGGCGCTGCGGGGGCAAAGGGACAGTTATTTCAACTCCCTGTAACACCTGCCGTGGATCTGGACAAACSAAGCAGAGGAAGACTGTGGTTGTTCCTGTCCCTGCAGGTCAGTTACACTCAAGAATCGATTCAGCTCCCAATCCTTCACAAAGTAAATtattcctctctttctttttatcgTAGTTGAGCAGAGAAATTTAGTAGAACACCTGAATCTTGTAGTAACACTGAAGTTAACCTTTAACCGTTCAATAAATAAGTAAACTGCATGGCACATCTGCAgctgcactttaaaaacaccACTTTACGCCTCTKGCAGGTTCTGTTTGCCTTTagtccaatttctttttttctttaattttagtgCCCAATATTAATGCAAAagtttcctgtttaaaaactgctgacAAGTTCTCATTTGGGTTCAGGTGAGGTGAGGAAGAGGGTCATGTCAGaagtttttcatctttaatgcaaaaagtttttgttaGTCTATCGCATAAAGTAAAATACTGAGTTATGGTGCAAAGCTCTGCAACGTTTCTTAGGAACTAGATAATTCAGAGACGGTTCAAATTTTCACCTGCAAGATTCAGAATTcatcccttttttaaaaacaaactgaatcatTGTTTGTACTTTTCCCCTGTCAGGAGTGGAGGATGGTCAGACGGTCAGAATGCCAGTCGGAAAGAAGGAAATCTTCATTACATTTCGGGTTGGTATTTACTGCAAAACAGACATGActagaaattattaaaattttaagttttaacatttgtcAGACAGTATAAAGTGTGCTGCATTCAAAATTTGGACTCTTTGCTATGATCTTTATTTTATCCAGGTCCAAAAGAGTCCTGTGTTCAGGAGGGAAGGTGCAGACATTCACTCTGATCTTTACGTCTCTGTGGCTCAAGCCATTCTGGGAGGCACAGCAAGAGCACAAGGACTTTATGAAACGCTTAATTTGTCAGTAAGTAGAGATRGACTTAATCTGATTAGAAAATTACAGCCTCATACTTTAACAGTTGAAAGATCCACCggtaatttttctttcatcccCCAGATCCCYGCAGGTGTCCAAACTGACCAGAGGATCCGTCTGTCAGGGAAAGGAATTGCTCGCGTCAGTRGCTATGGCTTTGGAGATCACTACATCCACGTCAAAGTCAAAATACCAAAGTGAGACTCCGTAGATGTCTTTGTTTCTCTATAGAGTTCACTGGAAAATTGTGAGGTTTccaaaatacaactttaaatacattttctYTTGTAGGACtttgacagacagacagaaatctCTTTTAACGAGCTTCGCTGAGGATGAGACCGATGTAGAAGGGACGGTGAATGGAGTCACCAACACCAGCACAGGTATGAAGACCGTCTCACTCCAAGatgattgttttggtttttttcccctccctcagCTACtgaaaatccattaaaaatggGAACTTTTGCAACACAAGTTGTACTTAGTTGTAGTGTTAATATCTGTCCAGGTGGGGGCAGCAGTGGTGAGCAGTCTAAGGCAGGRAAAAGAAGGCATGTYGAGAAGGAAGCAGAGTTGAAAGAGGAGGGCTTCCTCACCaagttaaagaaattatttagctCTTCCTGACAGCCATAAACCGGGTATGGCTTTTTGTGGAAAGTAGTTGCTTTAGACGCGTCTTCATGTGTGCTATAGTACAAAACATGGCACTTCAGTCATCTGGTTTGTGGCTGTCATAGACAGTTGTGCATGTTCTCTTGCATTGAATTATACGTCCAGTTAATTAATAGCATCCCGACTGTCATATTTACAGAGSGGcaattttaagtttgttttatttattttcttgtcccAAGGTAAGAGATCCTCCTGGAACTAAGCCTGACGGAGAAAAGAGGACTGCGCAAAGCAAGGACAGTATAAATGCAAAGAGTGTCAGAAGACTGAGAGACTTGGAGTGTTAGTTTATCGTTTTGGATGGATGACCAAGAAGCTTTCTACCCAGACCTGTAGTGGAAAATCCTAAGGATCATCTTCTCTGTTCCCCTGCTGACGTGGACCTACGGATGTGCCAGTCTGCTAATGACACCGCGCATGGCTGCAGAGTGTGTCTTAGTACTCAGTGCATGCTGGTCATCTGTTTACCAAAATGCTAATCTAAATGCAAATACCATTTAAGTAATAAATTATTGTagtaaaaaactacaaaaacagtCTGTTCAGGATTAAATCCAGCTAACTCACTACAGTGTAAcccttgtgtttttatttttacacttccTTTACTCAGCTCTGACAGTTGAACGTCTGCTTACAGCTTCAGATTACATGACATTTATTGTTGGAAGGTCTTACGTTGGATAGTTTGACACACGAGCTTTCCTGATCTGTAAACTgtcaattatttttagttttgagcAGTTCTAAAATTCTATGTAACAGTAGTAAAACAGGAATTCAACCATGTATCATTTYTAAACTATATTCTGTATAGTTTTAAATATATGggctggttttaaaaataaaacctcctgTTTTACTTCTAGCTCTTAAgtgtcatatttttatgtagAGAATTTCTACCAGCTTAGGTCAACTTAGAGCTGCTTGAATGTTTTTGGGTGTttgcatatatattttctttttccagagtacaaggtgtaaaaaaaaaaagtcataggATGATTCCTTTGACTTTGATCAGATTAATATCTGATCCTTTTATCTYGATCATTATCTGTTTTAATAAGTGAttaaatcactaacattatTGAGGCTGTGCTGCTTTCAGTGTTTCTCCCAGTgtatcataagcctggcgggccaccatgctttacttgtgcccccaccaggcttagcataggttatttttttttttttatgtttgcattttttaagattttatatttagtgTTCAGATAtcaatcttccaataacacaatcatcaagtgatattttcaaatttcYTGTCaactttagacatttttaactcaaaaacaacaGCCCCAACCACTGggtttagcaagttttctgggggaaactttgCGCTTCCTTCCAAAATTATACTCCAACTTACACATTACATCCGCATACTTCAATGGATTTTGAGGCGTTGTGTAATTGACCAACACAAacagtgaagtggaaggaaaatattgcATGGTGCTCTGAAACACATGTAGACCAAATAGAAAGCTGCGTTTGATCATGAACACTATATCCACAATATAAAAGTGGTAGTGGCARCATCATGCAATGAGAAAGTTCAAGCTGTAcaagtaaagacaaaaaatgcagagtaaaaccatttattttgttatcgacaacacaatataactcttGGTTTTCACTTGTACAATAAAAGTGCTCTAGCTAGTCACAAAGCTCCAGTCGGATACAAAGGAATTAGGAGCAGagtaaaagaattaaaaattagCACGCAttagtcaaacattttcatttatggCTGCAGATTGTGTCCCTTCAGTAGGTCCTAGAAATACTGACGCACACTTCATGCTTGAACCATgtgaaagcaataaaacatgGGCTTACAAGAGCATTTCAAACTGTTCCCGTTTTACYCCACCGTATGCCTTTCATTGTGCAGAACCTGagactttcaaaaataaaactcaattgCTCCCTTCAGCATGTTTGCGACCAGGCAGCTGTGTCGGCATTGGAAATACTGCAAGTCTTTCTCCGCGAGAGCA
Proteins encoded in this window:
- the dnaja3a gene encoding dnaJ heat shock protein family (Hsp40) member A3a gives rise to the protein MMASSAVRSSSRWIAVIVSSGPRRAAGFVLSSDHGSLRSFSTVGAEKLWRGXSLFCGGAGKALTLRGLSGLKSPHAXYTLSFHTSASSSSKQDFYQILGVPRTASQKEIKKAYYQMAKKYHPDTNKDDPQAKEKFAQLAEAYEVLSDEGKRKQYDMYGXAGFEAXQAGGQQQYWSGQASHVDPEELFRKIFGEFSGAHGFGDFSAIFDQPQEYIMELTFTQAAKGVNKEMSVNMEATCQRCDGKGHEPGTKVQHCHHCNGSGMETINTGPFVMRSTCRRCGGKGTVISTPCNTCRGSGQTKQRKTVVVPVPAGVEDGQTVRMPVGKKEIFITFRVQKSPVFRREGADIHSDLYVSVAQAILGGTARAQGLYETLNLSIPAGVQTDQRIRLSGKGIARVSXYGFGDHYIHVKVKIPKTLTDRQKSLLTSFAEDETDVEGTVNGVTNTSTGKRSSWN